A single genomic interval of Arthrobacter globiformis harbors:
- the cydD gene encoding thiol reductant ABC exporter subunit CydD, with amino-acid sequence MKPQFPSGPSTRRALYGLGLLAALKALSLVLMGQAVADVLAGLMTQDAAWAGQLGWGAAGVVLRSVTVWAQGVAARRAALGVKEELRAQLLETAVRNRVRSAGPSDGGLAVLATRGLDALDSYYTQYLPALVNCAAIPLLLGARILFADWVSAVVIVLTVPLVPVFMVLIGRYTEDKVRDAQAALSRLSGHMLELAKGLPVLVGLGRAAAQRRALEDISEDYRSRTMGTLRTAFLSALALELIATISVAVVAVFIGVRLVHGDMALEAGLLALILAPDCYLPLRELGTAHHASDDGRAALAETTAVLEAPEPRRLVPGPASAGPGGVQAADVAGPRSLRVRDLTVSYPGRQGPAVGPLSFSAPAGLVTALDGASGAGKSTVLGVLAGTVGTGGGTAVSGTVEGFTAGDVAWVPQHPVMVADTVRAEVLLYLTAGTVTAGTEVTSAAAAADEAHAGGVLRCLAAVGADHLADKHPAELSPGELRRVALARGLARIEAGATVLLLDEPTAHLDRESANRVHHAIRSLHGCATVILVAHDRQTRELADHIVPVSGRGAAAPSAPAAEITTTAHASASVAVPSASADGGGVSRVEAGTRTAGVPVAEAPPGSGDVAGMLARLLAPVRGRFAASGIVGALAALFAVALSGLSGWLILRASEQPPIMYLLTAIVGVRFFGIGRAVLRYCERLLLHEAVFASLTKLRGRLWASLSQRALSLRRLLQGGNVLGAVIEDVDTVRDLLPRVVLPPATAVAVAAAAAGTVGWLLPAALPAALAAALVSLVAAPAAALLADRMSAQAEQRLRSGVLRRVAAALDARAELHANGAKRPVLDAIRALDRDATGAARRSAWAEGLGQALTVAACGAGALYSAVLAAPQVLAGSLPATTVGVVVLLQLALAEPFGAMTTAVRQFPALHAVLRRIGESGVLQSREPSADGVYSADRQDGVDGGDTGRPSRPDSGEFGQPGVELDGLSAAWPGGGAVFSGLSAVAEPGRWLAVTGPSGAGKSTLLAVVLGFLPARAGRIAVTGTAAWCPQEAHLFDSTVRGNLLLGSPRQQSGGEPAAEAERSMREALTAVGLAPLLARLEDGLDTRIGPGGAFLSGGERQRLAVARTLMTQADVILLDEPTAHLDAESGRALIADLRAGLASRTVVLVTHNPADISPADALLDLRPEHRLSASAVMASGRG; translated from the coding sequence TTGAAACCCCAGTTCCCGTCCGGACCCTCCACCCGCCGCGCCCTCTACGGACTGGGCCTGCTGGCTGCCCTAAAGGCCCTGTCCCTGGTGCTCATGGGGCAGGCCGTCGCCGATGTGCTGGCCGGCCTCATGACGCAGGACGCCGCGTGGGCTGGCCAGCTGGGCTGGGGCGCCGCCGGCGTGGTGCTGCGGTCCGTGACGGTCTGGGCGCAGGGCGTCGCCGCGAGGCGCGCCGCCCTGGGCGTCAAGGAGGAGCTGCGCGCGCAACTGCTCGAGACGGCAGTGCGCAACCGAGTCCGGTCTGCAGGCCCTTCCGACGGCGGCCTGGCGGTGCTTGCGACCCGAGGCCTGGACGCGCTGGACAGCTATTACACGCAGTACCTCCCCGCGCTGGTGAACTGTGCGGCCATACCGCTGCTGCTCGGCGCCCGGATCCTTTTCGCCGACTGGGTCAGCGCGGTGGTGATCGTGCTGACGGTGCCCCTGGTTCCCGTGTTCATGGTGCTGATCGGCCGCTACACGGAGGACAAGGTGCGGGATGCCCAGGCCGCCCTGTCCAGGCTGTCCGGGCACATGCTCGAACTCGCCAAGGGACTGCCGGTGCTGGTGGGACTCGGCCGCGCCGCCGCCCAGCGCCGCGCCCTGGAGGACATCTCCGAGGATTACCGGTCGCGGACCATGGGGACCCTGCGGACGGCGTTCCTCTCCGCCCTCGCCCTGGAACTGATCGCCACGATCTCCGTTGCCGTGGTGGCGGTGTTCATCGGCGTCCGGCTCGTCCACGGCGACATGGCGCTGGAGGCCGGGCTGCTTGCCCTCATCCTTGCCCCCGACTGCTATCTTCCGCTCCGTGAGCTGGGGACCGCACACCACGCGAGCGACGACGGCCGGGCCGCCCTTGCTGAAACTACGGCGGTGCTGGAAGCACCGGAGCCCCGGCGCCTCGTGCCCGGTCCGGCCTCGGCCGGACCGGGCGGTGTGCAGGCCGCCGATGTGGCGGGCCCGCGCAGCCTGAGGGTCCGGGACCTCACGGTCAGCTATCCGGGAAGGCAGGGTCCCGCCGTCGGCCCCCTCAGCTTTTCGGCGCCGGCCGGACTGGTCACCGCGCTGGACGGCGCCAGCGGGGCGGGCAAGAGCACGGTGCTGGGCGTTCTCGCGGGCACGGTCGGAACCGGGGGCGGCACGGCGGTCTCAGGAACTGTTGAAGGATTCACGGCCGGGGATGTGGCCTGGGTGCCGCAGCATCCCGTGATGGTGGCGGACACCGTGCGCGCCGAAGTCCTGCTGTACCTGACGGCCGGGACTGTTACAGCCGGCACCGAAGTAACCAGTGCAGCAGCCGCCGCTGATGAAGCACATGCCGGGGGAGTGCTGCGCTGCCTGGCGGCCGTAGGCGCGGACCATCTGGCGGACAAGCATCCAGCCGAACTGAGCCCGGGCGAGCTGCGCCGCGTGGCCCTTGCCCGCGGGCTGGCCCGCATCGAGGCGGGAGCCACGGTATTGCTCCTGGACGAGCCCACAGCGCACCTCGACCGCGAATCGGCCAACCGTGTCCACCACGCGATCCGTTCGCTGCACGGCTGCGCCACCGTCATCCTGGTGGCCCACGACCGCCAGACGAGGGAACTCGCCGACCATATCGTGCCGGTGTCCGGCCGAGGAGCGGCGGCACCTTCTGCGCCCGCTGCTGAAATCACGACCACAGCCCATGCATCGGCCAGCGTCGCCGTTCCCAGTGCGTCGGCCGACGGCGGGGGAGTCTCCCGGGTGGAGGCCGGAACCAGGACGGCCGGCGTCCCAGTCGCCGAGGCACCACCCGGCTCCGGTGACGTGGCCGGCATGCTTGCCCGGCTGCTCGCACCCGTCCGCGGACGGTTCGCTGCCTCCGGAATCGTCGGGGCCCTGGCCGCCCTTTTCGCCGTCGCGCTTTCCGGGCTGTCCGGATGGCTCATCCTGCGCGCCAGTGAGCAGCCGCCCATCATGTACCTCCTGACGGCTATCGTCGGCGTCCGGTTCTTCGGCATCGGCCGCGCCGTTCTGCGTTACTGCGAGCGGCTCCTCCTGCACGAAGCCGTGTTTGCCTCACTGACGAAGCTCCGCGGCCGCCTGTGGGCGTCCCTCAGCCAGCGGGCGCTGTCCCTGCGCCGGCTGCTGCAGGGCGGCAATGTGCTGGGCGCCGTCATCGAGGACGTCGACACCGTCCGGGACCTGCTCCCGCGGGTGGTGCTGCCGCCGGCTACCGCAGTGGCGGTGGCCGCCGCTGCTGCCGGTACGGTGGGCTGGCTGCTTCCTGCGGCCCTGCCCGCAGCGCTCGCCGCCGCCCTGGTAAGCCTGGTGGCCGCTCCGGCCGCGGCGCTGCTCGCCGACCGGATGTCGGCACAAGCCGAACAGCGGCTGCGCTCCGGGGTCCTCCGGCGGGTCGCCGCGGCACTCGACGCCAGGGCAGAACTGCACGCGAACGGCGCGAAGCGGCCGGTTCTGGACGCCATCCGTGCGCTGGACCGGGACGCCACCGGCGCGGCACGGCGTTCGGCCTGGGCTGAAGGCCTGGGCCAGGCCCTTACCGTGGCCGCGTGCGGCGCGGGTGCCCTCTACAGCGCCGTACTGGCGGCTCCCCAAGTGCTGGCCGGTTCCCTTCCGGCGACCACCGTCGGCGTCGTCGTCCTGCTGCAGCTGGCGCTCGCCGAACCCTTTGGGGCCATGACGACGGCGGTACGGCAGTTTCCGGCATTGCATGCGGTCCTGCGCCGCATCGGTGAGTCGGGCGTCCTGCAGTCCCGAGAACCCAGCGCTGACGGCGTGTACAGCGCTGATCGCCAGGACGGCGTTGATGGCGGGGACACCGGGCGGCCTTCCCGGCCGGATTCCGGGGAGTTCGGGCAGCCGGGCGTTGAACTGGATGGATTGTCGGCCGCGTGGCCCGGGGGCGGGGCTGTCTTCAGTGGTCTGTCCGCCGTGGCTGAGCCCGGCCGCTGGCTGGCGGTGACCGGCCCGTCCGGCGCCGGCAAGTCCACGCTGCTGGCAGTGGTGCTGGGCTTTCTCCCTGCCCGGGCAGGCCGCATCGCGGTGACGGGCACCGCGGCGTGGTGCCCGCAGGAGGCGCACCTCTTCGACTCCACGGTCCGCGGGAACCTGCTGCTCGGCAGCCCCCGGCAGCAGTCCGGTGGGGAGCCTGCGGCGGAGGCCGAGCGTTCGATGCGCGAAGCACTGACGGCGGTTGGGCTGGCACCCCTGCTGGCGCGGCTGGAAGACGGCCTCGACACCCGCATCGGCCCGGGCGGAGCGTTTCTCAGCGGTGGCGAACGGCAGCGGCTGGCAGTGGCACGCACCCTCATGACACAGGCCGACGTGATCCTCCTGGACGAGCCAACGGCGCACCTCGACGCAGAATCCGGCCGGGCGCTGATTGCGGACCTGCGTGCCGGACTTGCGTCGCGCACCGTGGTGCTGGTGACCCATAATCCGGCCGACATCAGCCCCGCCGATGCGCTTCTGGACCTCCGCCCCGAACACCGGCTCTCCGCCTCCGCGGTGATGGCGTCCGGCCGGGGTTAG
- the cydB gene encoding cytochrome d ubiquinol oxidase subunit II yields the protein MELLPTIWFIAIAVLWTGYLFLEGFDLGVGMLMKIFARNNTERRVLLNTIGPVWDGNEVWLLTAGGATFAAFPFWYASLFSALYLPLLLVLVALIFRAVAFEYRGKVDTDRWRNTWDWAIAVGSFLAAFGVGAALGLTTTGLPLDANGDRDGGPFAWFSWYAVLGGLAVAGFALLHALAFLALKTDGDVRHRARRWFVRLLPVLLLPMAGWAIGVQVLSGEAWTMVVLAAAVVAAAVAWAQARKGNEGRAFLAIGVFLLGGSASIFGAVFPVVLPSTIDPAFNLTIANASSSDYTLGLMSIAACMGLPLVIAYQAWTYWVFRRRVSAAHIPEAHSFLPAVAAKALIRKD from the coding sequence ATGGAACTGCTGCCAACCATCTGGTTCATTGCCATCGCCGTCCTGTGGACCGGCTACCTCTTCCTGGAGGGATTCGACCTTGGGGTCGGGATGCTGATGAAGATCTTTGCCCGCAACAACACCGAACGCCGCGTGCTCCTCAACACCATCGGGCCGGTCTGGGACGGAAACGAAGTCTGGCTTCTCACCGCCGGCGGCGCCACCTTCGCGGCCTTCCCATTCTGGTACGCCTCCCTGTTCTCCGCCCTGTACCTGCCCTTGCTGCTGGTCCTCGTCGCGCTGATCTTCCGCGCGGTGGCGTTCGAATACCGCGGCAAGGTGGACACCGACCGCTGGCGCAACACCTGGGACTGGGCGATCGCCGTCGGATCCTTCCTGGCCGCCTTCGGCGTGGGTGCCGCCCTGGGGCTGACCACCACCGGACTGCCGCTGGACGCCAACGGCGACCGCGACGGCGGGCCGTTCGCCTGGTTCAGCTGGTACGCGGTGCTGGGGGGCCTGGCAGTGGCTGGCTTTGCCCTGCTGCACGCCTTGGCGTTCCTGGCACTGAAGACCGATGGCGACGTCCGGCACCGCGCGCGGCGGTGGTTTGTGCGGCTGCTTCCCGTCCTGCTCCTCCCGATGGCGGGCTGGGCCATCGGCGTGCAGGTCCTCAGCGGTGAAGCCTGGACGATGGTTGTCCTCGCCGCGGCCGTGGTTGCCGCGGCCGTGGCCTGGGCCCAGGCCCGGAAGGGAAACGAGGGCCGGGCCTTCCTGGCAATCGGCGTGTTCCTGCTGGGCGGCTCCGCCTCCATCTTCGGGGCTGTGTTCCCGGTGGTCCTGCCGTCCACCATCGACCCCGCCTTCAACCTCACCATCGCCAACGCCTCGTCCTCGGACTACACGCTCGGTCTGATGAGCATCGCGGCGTGCATGGGGCTGCCGCTGGTGATCGCCTACCAGGCGTGGACGTACTGGGTGTTCCGCCGCCGCGTCAGCGCCGCCCACATTCCGGAGGCGCACAGCTTCCTGCCCGCGGTCGCCGCTAAAGCACTCATCAGGAAAGACTGA
- a CDS encoding DinB family protein, producing MPIVPDEKDWTWVLSRPCSQCGFDASTVTPSTVPGSVENMLPRWRAVLRRPDASERPDESTWSALEYACHVRDVFSLFDRRINLMLTEDNAQFENWDQDRTAVEGDYVNADPAVVSAELTTEGQQVAASFARVQESQWSRTGLRSNGSEFTVLTLAQYFLHDVVHHLADVDG from the coding sequence ATGCCTATCGTCCCGGATGAAAAAGACTGGACCTGGGTCCTGTCCCGCCCCTGCAGCCAGTGCGGCTTCGACGCGTCCACCGTCACGCCGTCAACAGTTCCCGGCAGCGTCGAAAACATGCTGCCGCGCTGGCGGGCCGTGCTCCGGCGGCCGGACGCCAGCGAGCGGCCGGACGAGAGCACCTGGTCCGCGCTGGAGTACGCCTGCCACGTCAGGGATGTGTTCAGCCTCTTCGACCGCCGCATCAACCTGATGCTCACCGAGGACAATGCCCAGTTTGAGAACTGGGACCAGGACCGGACAGCGGTAGAGGGCGACTACGTGAATGCAGACCCGGCCGTGGTGAGCGCCGAGCTCACCACGGAGGGCCAGCAGGTTGCGGCATCCTTCGCCAGGGTGCAGGAGTCGCAGTGGAGCCGGACCGGCCTGCGCAGCAACGGCTCGGAGTTCACCGTCCTGACGCTCGCGCAGTATTTCCTGCACGACGTCGTCCATCACCTTGCGGACGTGGACGGCTGA
- a CDS encoding zinc-ribbon domain-containing protein translates to MLLLFGFKTVQKLLPGRAASCRYCGVFAHHHLEERATKFTLFFIPVFTTSRSYRITCSNCGATSVVNGRQKQALVG, encoded by the coding sequence ATGCTTCTACTCTTCGGGTTCAAGACAGTCCAGAAGCTGCTCCCCGGCCGGGCGGCATCCTGCCGGTACTGCGGCGTGTTCGCCCACCACCACCTGGAGGAGCGCGCCACAAAGTTCACGCTGTTCTTCATCCCGGTTTTCACGACCTCCCGCTCCTACCGGATCACCTGCTCGAACTGCGGAGCCACGTCGGTGGTCAACGGCCGCCAGAAGCAGGCACTGGTGGGCTAA
- a CDS encoding DNA gyrase/topoisomerase IV subunit A encodes MARRQTRTPAGETVQDYTENIVDIDVTSEMEGSFLEYAYSVIYSRALPDARDGLKPVQRRILYMMSDMGLRPDRGHVKSARVVGEVMGKLHPHGDTAIYDAMVRMAQDFSLRLPLIDGHGNFGSLDDGPAAPRYTEARLAAAALTMTDHLDEDVVDFVPNYDNQLTQPEVLPAAFPNLLVNGTTGIAVGMATNMAPHNLVEVISAARHLIANPDATLEDIMRFVPGPDLPTGGRIVGLDGIRDAYATGRGSFKTRAKVEVEQLSARRTGLVVTELPYMVGPEKVIEKIKDAVNGKKLAGISDVVDLTDRKHGLRLVIELKNGFNPNAVLQQLYRYSPMEDSFGINNVTLVDGQPQTLGLLQLLTVYVDHRISVVRRRTVFRLGKKKDRLHLVEGLLIAIVDIDEVIQIIRSSDEASAARERLMSIYDLSEIQANYILELRLRQLTKYSRIELEKEQEQLRREIAELEAILESDQLLRDLVSGELEEIAEKYGTPRRTVLLESEAVTPTVASAAAVEGKPGAKGKPAPLALEIADDPCWVILTASGQIARTANQDSLAETGPRARHDVFRSVVKTSARGEIAAVTSQGRMLRIQVMDMPVLPPVSGLPNLAGGVPAKDFITLLKGETLVAFAPLDVVLAVGTAQGVVKRVQPDYPLNREDWEVITLKDKDTVVGVAPAESDDADLVFLTRQAQLLRFSAAVVRPQGRTAGGMAGIKLAAGDQVVFFGAVAPGDEAAVVVTISGTEGALPGTAPGAAKVTAFDEYPAKGRATAGVRAHRFLKGEDTLLLAWAGHGPAKASSSAGVARSLPQEHGRRDGSGIPLSQAVDVIGPSMAWPESA; translated from the coding sequence ATGGCACGCCGCCAAACACGCACCCCCGCAGGGGAAACAGTCCAGGACTACACCGAAAACATCGTCGATATCGACGTGACTTCCGAGATGGAAGGCTCCTTCCTGGAGTACGCGTACTCGGTCATCTACTCCCGGGCCCTGCCCGACGCCCGGGACGGCCTGAAACCCGTCCAGCGGCGCATCCTCTACATGATGAGCGACATGGGCCTCCGTCCGGACCGCGGCCACGTTAAGAGCGCCCGCGTGGTGGGTGAGGTCATGGGCAAGCTCCACCCGCACGGCGACACCGCCATCTACGACGCCATGGTTCGCATGGCCCAGGACTTCTCGCTCCGGCTTCCCCTGATCGACGGCCATGGAAACTTCGGCTCGCTCGACGACGGCCCCGCTGCACCGCGGTACACCGAAGCCCGCCTGGCGGCGGCAGCACTCACCATGACGGACCACCTCGACGAGGACGTTGTGGACTTCGTCCCCAACTACGACAACCAGCTCACCCAGCCGGAAGTCCTCCCAGCAGCGTTCCCCAACCTGCTGGTGAACGGCACCACCGGCATCGCCGTCGGCATGGCCACGAACATGGCACCGCACAACCTCGTCGAGGTCATCTCCGCCGCCCGGCACCTCATCGCCAACCCGGACGCCACGCTGGAAGACATCATGCGCTTCGTCCCCGGCCCCGACCTGCCCACCGGTGGCCGCATCGTGGGCCTGGACGGAATCCGGGACGCCTACGCCACGGGCCGCGGCTCCTTTAAGACCCGCGCCAAGGTGGAGGTGGAGCAGCTCTCGGCCCGCCGGACCGGCCTCGTGGTCACCGAACTGCCGTACATGGTGGGCCCGGAAAAGGTGATCGAGAAGATCAAGGACGCGGTCAACGGCAAGAAGCTGGCGGGCATCAGCGACGTCGTGGACCTGACCGACCGCAAGCACGGCCTGCGGCTGGTCATCGAGCTCAAGAACGGTTTCAACCCCAACGCCGTGCTCCAGCAGCTGTACCGCTACTCGCCGATGGAGGATTCCTTCGGCATCAACAACGTCACCCTGGTGGACGGGCAGCCGCAAACGCTGGGACTGCTCCAGCTGCTCACTGTCTACGTGGACCACCGCATCTCGGTGGTGCGGCGCCGTACGGTGTTCCGGCTTGGCAAGAAGAAGGACCGCCTCCACCTGGTGGAGGGCCTCCTCATCGCCATCGTGGACATTGACGAGGTTATCCAAATCATCCGGTCCTCGGACGAGGCCTCCGCGGCGCGGGAGCGGCTGATGTCCATCTACGACCTCTCCGAAATCCAGGCGAACTACATCCTTGAGCTCCGCCTCCGCCAGCTGACCAAGTACAGCAGGATCGAGCTGGAGAAGGAACAGGAGCAGCTTCGCAGGGAGATCGCCGAGCTGGAGGCCATCCTCGAATCCGATCAGCTGCTGCGGGACCTGGTGTCCGGCGAACTCGAGGAGATCGCGGAGAAGTACGGCACCCCGCGGCGGACGGTGCTCCTGGAATCCGAGGCCGTGACCCCGACTGTGGCCAGCGCCGCCGCCGTCGAGGGAAAGCCAGGGGCGAAGGGCAAGCCCGCTCCCCTGGCCCTTGAGATCGCGGACGACCCGTGCTGGGTGATCCTCACGGCCTCCGGGCAGATTGCCCGGACCGCAAACCAGGACAGCCTGGCTGAGACCGGACCGCGCGCCAGGCACGATGTGTTCCGCTCGGTGGTCAAGACCTCTGCCCGGGGCGAGATCGCTGCGGTCACCTCGCAGGGGCGCATGCTGCGGATCCAGGTGATGGACATGCCCGTCCTCCCGCCGGTGTCCGGCCTGCCGAACCTCGCCGGCGGTGTTCCGGCCAAGGACTTCATTACCCTGCTGAAGGGTGAGACCCTCGTGGCGTTCGCCCCCCTTGATGTTGTGCTGGCGGTCGGCACGGCGCAGGGCGTCGTGAAGCGGGTGCAGCCGGATTACCCTTTGAACCGCGAGGACTGGGAAGTGATCACGCTGAAGGACAAGGACACCGTGGTGGGAGTGGCGCCGGCAGAGTCCGACGACGCCGACCTTGTGTTCCTGACACGGCAGGCACAGCTGCTGCGGTTCAGCGCCGCCGTCGTCCGCCCGCAGGGCAGGACAGCCGGGGGCATGGCGGGCATCAAGCTTGCCGCGGGCGACCAGGTGGTGTTCTTCGGTGCGGTCGCCCCGGGCGACGAGGCCGCCGTCGTCGTCACCATTTCCGGCACGGAAGGTGCCCTGCCGGGCACCGCCCCAGGGGCTGCCAAAGTGACGGCCTTTGACGAATACCCGGCCAAGGGCCGCGCCACCGCCGGGGTCCGGGCGCACCGGTTCCTGAAGGGTGAGGACACGCTGCTGCTGGCGTGGGCCGGCCACGGCCCGGCGAAGGCGTCGTCGTCGGCAGGGGTAGCCCGCTCGCTGCCCCAGGAGCACGGCCGGCGCGACGGTTCGGGCATCCCGCTCTCGCAGGCCGTGGATGTGATCGGTCCGAGCATGGCCTGGCCTGAATCCGCCTAG
- a CDS encoding GNAT family N-acetyltransferase: MTHTDASDRTADGSAELPAVDFPELHWRSAIPADLDAWAALIARTAAVEQPVWFERRADLEQIMESKNNPVGPNTVLGLDSSGVPRAYARLTKNKDGAKAHGFCAVDPQWQRRGVGSALLAWLEARTRQRFAEDHSAGPDGAGPDSAAPDGGGPVPRLRLFIEQKQQHQCVLLEESGYEVVRYYNEMHRPLSAPLPDAPLDHGLELVPMEPGLSEALRLAHNQVFADHWGSEPRDEESWGFVVNDPLARPDLSAVVLESRTGEIAGYQLASYDPDNTVARGFSEGYTDLLGVRREFRGRGIAQALLADAMRRFAAAGLDKASLDVDSENPSGAMALYRKMGYVPVNTSLAWDKVL; encoded by the coding sequence ATGACGCATACGGATGCCTCTGACCGGACCGCGGACGGCTCAGCTGAGCTGCCCGCCGTCGACTTTCCGGAACTGCACTGGCGCAGCGCCATACCCGCGGACCTGGACGCATGGGCTGCGCTGATCGCCAGGACCGCGGCCGTCGAGCAGCCGGTGTGGTTTGAAAGGCGGGCGGACCTGGAACAGATTATGGAGTCCAAAAACAACCCGGTGGGGCCGAACACAGTACTTGGCTTGGACTCCAGCGGCGTCCCGCGGGCGTACGCCCGCCTCACCAAGAACAAGGACGGGGCCAAGGCGCACGGATTCTGTGCCGTCGACCCGCAGTGGCAGCGCCGCGGTGTGGGCTCAGCCCTTCTGGCCTGGCTCGAGGCCCGGACAAGGCAGCGGTTCGCGGAAGATCACAGTGCAGGGCCAGACGGTGCAGGGCCAGACAGTGCGGCGCCGGACGGCGGAGGGCCGGTGCCACGGCTGCGGCTTTTCATCGAGCAGAAACAGCAGCACCAATGCGTCCTCCTGGAGGAGTCGGGGTATGAGGTGGTCCGCTACTACAACGAGATGCACCGCCCGCTGTCCGCGCCGCTGCCTGATGCACCACTGGACCACGGGCTGGAACTGGTGCCCATGGAACCCGGGCTGAGCGAAGCCCTGCGTTTGGCGCACAACCAGGTCTTTGCCGACCACTGGGGCAGCGAACCACGGGACGAGGAGTCATGGGGCTTCGTGGTCAACGACCCCCTGGCCCGGCCTGACCTCAGCGCCGTCGTGCTGGAGAGCCGCACGGGTGAGATCGCCGGCTACCAGCTGGCCAGCTATGACCCCGACAACACGGTGGCGCGCGGGTTCAGCGAGGGCTATACGGACCTGCTCGGTGTCCGCCGGGAGTTCCGAGGGCGCGGGATCGCCCAGGCGCTTCTGGCTGACGCGATGCGGCGCTTTGCCGCCGCGGGCCTGGACAAGGCGTCGCTGGACGTGGACTCCGAGAATCCAAGCGGGGCCATGGCGCTGTACCGCAAGATGGGCTACGTCCCGGTCAATACCAGCCTCGCGTGGGACAAGGTCCTTTAG